In Candidatus Palauibacter australiensis, one DNA window encodes the following:
- a CDS encoding helix-turn-helix domain-containing protein codes for METAVGRRLDSIKQAGGISAREVAQLLETTPQTVSRWRTGRSAPRPNSLARLLRLEWLADQLGQVYEPDEARLWLFSPHRDMDGKRPVDLIAAGRIDEVLTIIDRLQSAAHA; via the coding sequence GTGGAAACGGCCGTAGGTCGAAGGCTCGACAGCATCAAGCAAGCCGGAGGTATCTCCGCGCGCGAGGTCGCGCAACTGTTGGAGACCACACCGCAGACCGTATCACGCTGGCGAACCGGCCGATCCGCGCCGCGCCCGAACAGCCTTGCCCGGCTCCTGCGTCTCGAATGGCTCGCGGATCAACTCGGCCAGGTGTACGAGCCCGACGAAGCCCGGCTCTGGTTGTTCAGTCCCCACCGCGACATGGACGGGAAGCGCCCGGTTGATCTCATCGCAGCCGGTCGGATCGACGAGGTGTTGACCATCATCGACCGCCTGCAGTCGGCGGCCCACGCCTGA
- a CDS encoding type II toxin-antitoxin system Phd/YefM family antitoxin gives MSHFRQRTSEHLERIRDGRVETITQNGEAAMVVMSPERYDFLIHSAERGHLWREALRAYKAGDRGVPAKEAIETLATEIDVGF, from the coding sequence TTGAGTCACTTTCGGCAGCGGACGAGCGAACACCTGGAGCGGATCCGGGACGGGCGCGTCGAGACCATCACGCAGAACGGCGAGGCCGCGATGGTCGTGATGAGTCCGGAGCGCTACGACTTCCTGATCCATTCGGCCGAACGGGGCCACCTGTGGCGCGAGGCGCTCCGGGCATACAAGGCCGGAGACCGAGGCGTCCCCGCCAAGGAAGCCATCGAAACACTGGCCACTGAAATCGACGTAGGCTTTTGA